From the genome of Egicoccus sp. AB-alg6-2, one region includes:
- the thrS gene encoding threonine--tRNA ligase, whose amino-acid sequence MRATITVHSGDASADLEAGATAIQALKALDAIRGQIVAARVDGQQWDLDREVPDGAELDTIAADSDEGRAILRHSAAHVMAQAVTDLFPGAKWAIGPPIEDGFYYDFDVERPFTPEDLDKIEARMAELLKEKQRFVREEVARADALQEFADQPYKTQIIELVGDGTIVSSVDAPESTEGDADPTFTVYRNVRPDDTVAWSDLCRGPHVPSTDRIPAFKLLRSAGAYWRGQEDQPMLQRIYGTAWESRKALAKHLEMIEEAKKRDHRKLGRELELVHFPDELGPGLSIFLPNGAIVRKQMEDWIRDETLRRGYQPVYTPHIAKEDLWQISGHLENYGELMYPGMELEDGSSASRARGDGGAAYRLKPMNCPFHILAFTSRTRSYRELPVRISELGTVYRYERSGVVNGMLRARGFTQDDSHIFCRPDQVVDEVAACVEFARDLYRAFGLGDPSRVAISTRPAKSIAGHDDKWEAAEQALIEAVQQTGLAYEIDPGEGAFYGPKIDIHARDAIGREWQLTTVQVDFNLPERFDISYVGDDGAKHRPYMVHRALFGSIERFFSVMVESFNGAFPTWLAPVQAQVLPVAAEFDGYADEVAAALRAEGLRVEVDHSDDTLGAKIRRAQTSKVPYALVVGSAERDDRTVAVRPYRGDQRKEVPLDAFVAEVADEVRERRTEESAP is encoded by the coding sequence GTGCGTGCCACCATCACCGTGCATTCCGGAGACGCGAGCGCCGACCTCGAGGCCGGCGCGACCGCCATCCAGGCCCTCAAGGCCCTCGACGCCATCCGCGGCCAGATCGTCGCCGCGCGCGTGGACGGCCAGCAGTGGGACCTCGACCGCGAGGTTCCCGACGGGGCCGAGCTCGACACGATCGCCGCCGACAGCGACGAGGGCCGCGCCATCCTGCGTCACTCCGCCGCGCACGTCATGGCGCAGGCCGTCACGGACCTGTTCCCGGGTGCGAAGTGGGCCATCGGGCCGCCGATCGAGGACGGGTTCTACTACGACTTCGACGTCGAGCGTCCCTTCACCCCCGAGGACCTCGACAAGATCGAGGCCCGTATGGCCGAGCTGCTGAAGGAGAAGCAGCGGTTCGTGCGCGAGGAGGTGGCACGCGCCGATGCCCTGCAGGAGTTCGCCGACCAGCCGTACAAGACCCAGATCATCGAGCTCGTCGGCGACGGCACCATCGTCAGCTCGGTGGACGCGCCCGAGTCGACCGAGGGCGACGCGGACCCGACCTTCACCGTCTACCGCAACGTGCGTCCCGACGACACGGTGGCGTGGTCGGACCTGTGCCGCGGCCCGCACGTGCCGTCGACCGACCGGATCCCGGCCTTCAAGCTGCTGCGCTCGGCTGGTGCCTACTGGCGTGGCCAGGAGGACCAGCCGATGCTGCAGCGCATCTACGGCACCGCGTGGGAGTCGCGCAAGGCCCTGGCGAAGCACCTCGAGATGATCGAGGAGGCCAAGAAGCGCGACCACCGCAAGCTCGGGCGCGAGCTCGAACTGGTGCACTTCCCCGACGAGCTCGGTCCGGGGCTGTCCATCTTCCTGCCCAACGGCGCGATCGTGCGCAAGCAGATGGAGGACTGGATCCGCGACGAGACGCTGCGACGGGGCTACCAGCCGGTCTACACGCCCCACATCGCCAAGGAGGACCTGTGGCAGATCTCGGGTCACCTCGAGAACTACGGCGAACTGATGTATCCGGGGATGGAGCTCGAGGACGGTTCCTCTGCGTCCCGAGCACGGGGCGACGGGGGCGCGGCCTACCGGCTCAAGCCGATGAACTGCCCCTTCCACATCCTGGCGTTCACCTCCCGGACCCGCTCCTACCGTGAGCTGCCCGTTCGGATCTCCGAGCTCGGCACGGTGTACCGGTACGAGCGCTCGGGCGTGGTCAACGGGATGCTGCGGGCCCGCGGATTCACCCAGGACGACAGCCACATCTTCTGCCGACCCGACCAGGTCGTCGACGAGGTGGCCGCATGCGTGGAGTTCGCGCGCGACCTCTACCGCGCCTTCGGGCTCGGCGACCCGTCGCGGGTGGCCATCTCCACCCGTCCCGCCAAGTCCATCGCCGGACACGACGACAAGTGGGAGGCCGCCGAGCAGGCGTTGATCGAGGCCGTGCAGCAGACCGGCCTGGCCTACGAGATCGACCCGGGCGAGGGCGCCTTCTACGGCCCCAAGATCGACATCCACGCCCGCGACGCCATCGGTCGCGAGTGGCAGCTGACCACGGTGCAGGTCGACTTCAACCTGCCCGAGCGCTTCGACATCTCCTACGTCGGTGACGACGGCGCCAAGCACCGGCCCTACATGGTGCACCGCGCGCTGTTCGGCTCGATCGAGCGCTTCTTCAGCGTGATGGTCGAGTCGTTCAACGGCGCATTCCCGACCTGGCTGGCGCCGGTGCAGGCGCAGGTCCTGCCCGTCGCCGCGGAGTTCGACGGCTACGCCGACGAGGTGGCGGCCGCCCTGCGCGCCGAGGGACTGCGCGTCGAGGTGGACCACTCCGACGACACGCTCGGCGCCAAGATCCGCCGCGCCCAGACCTCCAAGGTCCCCTACGCGCTCGTGGTCGGCAGCGCGGAGCGTGACGACCGCACCGTCGCGGTGCGGCCCTACCGCGGCGACCAACGCAAGGAGGTCCCGCTGGACGCCTTCGTGGCCGAGGTCGCCGACGAGGTCCGCGAGCGGCGCACCGAGGAGTCGGCGCCATGA
- a CDS encoding low specificity L-threonine aldolase, whose translation MIDLRSDTVTRPTEGVRRAMAAADVGDDVYREDPEVEALQEEVADQFGRDAALFVPTGVMGTLVLLRALVPPGTEVVCESDAHLVAYEAGAGALNAGVQFRTIDGERGRLDVDLVRPRLRPPTFPYTSVGAISVEETTNRGGGAIHGLDRLRALRALADERGVPLHGDGARLFNAIVATGVDPRVYGEVFTGFSFCLSKGLGAPIGSMVVGDADVIASAREWRRRFGGAMRQVGVLAAAGRYVLAHHVERLAEDQANARAIAERVADAVPGSCDPAEVETNIVYVDTGATPASAVLDRLREHDVLAGAMGEHLVRLVTHLDVDTEGCTRAADVIARALTDG comes from the coding sequence GTGATCGACCTGCGTTCCGACACCGTCACGCGCCCGACCGAGGGCGTTCGCCGGGCGATGGCCGCCGCCGACGTGGGCGACGACGTCTACCGCGAGGATCCCGAGGTCGAGGCGCTGCAGGAGGAGGTCGCCGACCAGTTCGGCCGGGACGCCGCCCTGTTCGTGCCGACGGGCGTGATGGGCACGCTCGTCCTGCTGCGGGCCCTGGTCCCGCCCGGCACCGAGGTCGTGTGCGAGTCCGACGCCCACCTCGTTGCCTACGAGGCCGGCGCCGGCGCGCTCAACGCCGGCGTGCAGTTCCGCACCATCGACGGCGAACGCGGACGGCTCGATGTCGACCTGGTCCGGCCCCGGCTGCGCCCACCGACCTTCCCGTACACCTCGGTCGGTGCCATCAGCGTCGAGGAGACCACCAACCGGGGCGGCGGCGCGATCCACGGACTCGACCGCCTACGGGCCTTGCGCGCCCTCGCCGACGAGCGGGGCGTACCGCTCCACGGTGACGGCGCGCGCCTGTTCAACGCCATCGTCGCGACCGGTGTCGATCCGCGCGTGTACGGCGAGGTCTTCACCGGGTTCAGCTTCTGCCTGTCGAAGGGGCTCGGCGCCCCGATCGGCTCGATGGTGGTCGGTGACGCCGACGTCATCGCGAGCGCGCGCGAGTGGCGGCGTCGCTTCGGCGGCGCGATGCGCCAGGTCGGGGTGCTCGCCGCCGCGGGCCGCTACGTGCTGGCGCACCACGTCGAACGACTCGCCGAGGACCAGGCCAACGCCCGCGCCATCGCCGAACGGGTGGCCGACGCCGTTCCCGGCAGCTGCGACCCGGCCGAGGTCGAGACCAACATCGTCTACGTCGACACGGGCGCCACCCCCGCCAGCGCGGTGCTGGACCGGCTGCGCGAGCACGACGTGCTCGCGGGCGCGATGGGCGAGCACCTCGTCCGGCTCGTGACCCACCTCGACGTCGACACCGAGGGATGCACCCGCGCCGCCGACGTGATCGCCCGGGCGCTCACCGACGGGTGA
- a CDS encoding transglycosylase domain-containing protein, whose product MSAEDHRASSEVGSGGWGRRILRVGAVLAALVLLAATVVAIAFWRVHAAAVIPDADELAIPDPTVVIDQDGETIQTLEPAAVRANVDLDDLPAHVPQAVLAAEDRGFYDHAGFSSRGIVRALWTNLRSAERRQGASTITQQYVAMAVDDIDDSYAGKFREVAVATRLERELEKDDILEMYLNAVPFGRTAYGIEAAAQTYFAVPATELDVEQAAVLAGMIAAPTAYDPADNPEGAAQRRDFVVDGMVEIGAIDAVEAERLVGSELPELRDEPLFEFGPDAYFLDAVRAAVPELLGDDHELDAGLVVHTTLDRRAQDLAHEALDTHLADTEHTGAVVTIEADTGAVRTLLGGRNYEQQQFNVALRGQRSIGSAFKTFTLAELVAQGYDPDRTRIDAPEELEVEQEGEEPAVIGNYSGHGHGEVDMREATVESINTAYVRMAEELGYEAVADRAESLGLAEDLPAYPSLTLGSEGVSTLRVAAAYATLASGGVRATPYVVERIESHEGEVLYEHQPDTEEVLDPNVAAVVTDVLRDVVTTGTGTAAAIERPVAGKTGTTNDNVDAWFAGYTPQHATVVWVGNEDNSPMPDVTGGSLPAQAWADYMGAFTEAFEVEEFPEPDTSALESWRAVDESTLPEPEPEPTPEREPEPEPEPEPEPEPTEEPEEPEEPEEPEEPEETEEPDAGEDDDGDAGGDGNGGDGGGNDDGGDGGGDGDGDGGDGDGDGGGDGNNGNGRGNGNGGGNGEGGEGSG is encoded by the coding sequence GTGTCCGCCGAAGACCACAGAGCGTCGTCCGAAGTCGGGTCGGGTGGATGGGGTCGGCGGATCCTGCGCGTCGGCGCGGTGCTCGCCGCCCTCGTGCTGCTCGCGGCAACCGTCGTTGCCATCGCCTTCTGGCGGGTCCACGCCGCGGCCGTGATCCCCGACGCCGACGAGTTGGCGATTCCCGACCCGACCGTGGTCATCGACCAGGACGGCGAAACGATCCAGACCCTCGAGCCGGCGGCGGTCCGGGCCAACGTCGACCTCGACGACCTGCCCGCACACGTGCCGCAGGCGGTGCTGGCCGCCGAGGACCGAGGCTTCTACGACCACGCAGGCTTCTCCAGCCGCGGCATCGTCCGGGCGCTGTGGACCAACCTGCGCTCGGCTGAACGGCGGCAGGGAGCCTCGACGATCACGCAGCAGTACGTCGCCATGGCGGTCGACGACATCGACGACAGCTACGCCGGCAAGTTCCGCGAGGTGGCGGTCGCGACGCGTCTGGAACGCGAACTCGAAAAGGACGACATCCTCGAGATGTACCTCAACGCGGTCCCGTTCGGCCGCACCGCCTACGGGATCGAGGCGGCGGCACAGACCTACTTCGCGGTGCCGGCCACCGAACTCGACGTCGAGCAGGCGGCGGTGCTCGCCGGCATGATCGCGGCACCGACCGCCTACGACCCGGCCGACAACCCCGAGGGCGCCGCCCAGCGACGCGACTTCGTCGTCGACGGCATGGTCGAGATCGGCGCGATCGATGCAGTCGAGGCGGAACGACTCGTCGGTTCGGAGCTGCCGGAACTGCGCGACGAGCCGTTGTTCGAATTCGGCCCCGACGCCTACTTCCTCGACGCCGTGCGCGCCGCCGTCCCTGAGCTCCTGGGCGACGACCACGAACTCGATGCGGGCCTGGTGGTGCACACGACCCTCGACCGGCGCGCCCAAGACCTTGCCCACGAGGCGCTCGACACGCACCTCGCGGACACCGAGCACACCGGCGCCGTCGTCACCATCGAAGCCGACACCGGCGCGGTCCGGACCCTCCTCGGCGGGCGGAACTACGAGCAGCAGCAGTTCAACGTCGCCCTGCGGGGGCAACGTTCGATCGGGTCGGCCTTCAAGACCTTCACCCTGGCCGAACTCGTCGCACAGGGCTACGACCCCGACCGGACGCGCATCGACGCGCCCGAGGAACTCGAGGTCGAGCAGGAGGGCGAGGAACCGGCCGTCATCGGCAACTACAGCGGCCATGGCCACGGCGAGGTGGACATGCGCGAGGCAACCGTCGAGTCGATCAACACCGCGTACGTGCGGATGGCCGAAGAGCTCGGCTACGAGGCGGTCGCCGACCGGGCCGAGAGCCTCGGGCTGGCCGAGGACCTGCCCGCCTATCCGAGCCTGACACTCGGCAGCGAGGGCGTCTCGACCCTGCGGGTCGCGGCCGCCTATGCCACGCTGGCTTCGGGCGGTGTGCGGGCGACGCCGTACGTGGTCGAGCGCATCGAGTCGCACGAGGGCGAGGTGCTGTACGAGCACCAGCCGGACACCGAGGAGGTGCTCGACCCCAACGTCGCGGCCGTGGTGACCGACGTCCTGCGCGACGTCGTCACGACGGGTACCGGCACGGCAGCAGCCATCGAACGGCCCGTCGCCGGCAAGACGGGCACGACCAACGACAACGTGGACGCGTGGTTCGCCGGCTACACGCCCCAGCACGCGACCGTCGTGTGGGTGGGCAACGAGGACAACTCGCCGATGCCCGACGTCACGGGCGGTTCCCTCCCGGCGCAGGCCTGGGCCGACTACATGGGCGCGTTCACCGAGGCCTTCGAGGTCGAGGAGTTCCCCGAACCCGACACCTCGGCACTCGAGTCCTGGCGGGCGGTCGACGAGTCCACGCTGCCCGAACCCGAACCGGAACCCACGCCCGAACGCGAGCCGGAACCGGAGCCGGAGCCGGAACCCGAGCCCGAACCCACCGAGGAGCCGGAGGAGCCCGAGGAGCCCGAGGAGCCCGAGGAGCCGGAGGAGACCGAGGAACCCGACGCGGGCGAGGACGACGACGGCGACGCGGGCGGCGACGGCAACGGTGGCGACGGCGGCGGCAATGACGACGGCGGCGACGGCGGTGGCGACGGCGACGGTGACGGCGGCGACGGCGACGGCGACGGTGGAGGAGATGGCAACAACGGCAACGGCCGTGGCAACGGCAACGGGGGTGGAAACGGCGAAGGCGGCGAGGGATCGGGCTGA
- a CDS encoding class I SAM-dependent methyltransferase: MSPGRVRSLDGAVGYHDLAAWYDALYDARGKDYRAEAEALLTVAREDGRPSGSLLDVACGTGRHLEVFATEVGEVAGLDGSPEMLSVAASRLDAGIPLTEGDLRDFDLGRTFDVVTCLFSSIGHVADGDELDAAVVAMAAHVAPGGTLLVEPWLTPDRVREGGHRDLVTASNDDGVVARAASSRREGEVLVIEFAWAVATPGGVATAEECHRMPLFTAERYAAAVEQAGLRAEWRDDVPGLGMGRGLLIGRRG; encoded by the coding sequence ATGAGTCCGGGGCGGGTGCGGTCCCTCGACGGCGCGGTCGGCTACCACGACCTCGCCGCCTGGTACGACGCGCTGTACGACGCCCGCGGCAAGGACTACCGGGCCGAGGCCGAGGCCCTGCTCACCGTCGCCCGCGAGGACGGTCGCCCGTCGGGCTCGCTGCTCGACGTGGCCTGCGGGACGGGCCGCCACCTCGAGGTGTTCGCGACCGAGGTGGGCGAGGTGGCCGGCCTCGACGGTTCGCCCGAGATGCTGTCGGTGGCGGCCAGCCGGCTCGACGCCGGGATCCCGCTGACCGAGGGCGACCTGCGCGACTTCGACCTCGGACGCACGTTCGACGTGGTGACGTGCCTGTTCTCCTCCATCGGGCACGTCGCCGACGGCGACGAACTGGACGCGGCCGTGGTCGCCATGGCGGCGCACGTGGCGCCGGGGGGCACCCTGCTCGTCGAGCCGTGGTTGACGCCGGACCGCGTCCGCGAGGGCGGCCACCGCGACCTCGTGACCGCCAGCAACGACGACGGTGTCGTCGCGCGCGCCGCGAGCTCGCGCCGCGAAGGGGAGGTGCTCGTCATCGAGTTCGCCTGGGCGGTGGCCACGCCGGGCGGGGTCGCCACGGCCGAGGAGTGCCACCGCATGCCGTTGTTCACCGCCGAGCGTTACGCGGCGGCCGTCGAGCAGGCGGGCCTGCGGGCGGAATGGCGCGACGACGTCCCCGGACTCGGGATGGGACGGGGGCTGCTGATCGGCCGCCGGGGCTGA
- a CDS encoding 6-phosphofructokinase produces MVSRIGILTGGGDCPGLNAAIRAVVRRADQANVLAFGFRAGWKGVLDLEVDQLTLATTRGLLHRGGTILGTSRVDPYREHDGVARIAEALEVHRLDGLVVIGGEGTLSAAARLAKEGIPILGIPKTIDNDVAATELTIGFLTAVRTATEAVDRLHSTAESHNRVMVLEVMGRHAGWIATYAGMAGGADAILVPEVPFDIAAVGRHLKHRAGSGRDFSIVVVAEGALPREGSMEIEEPPKDEFGRPRLGGIGHAIAHEIEARTGFPARVTILGHVQRGGSPTPMDRVLATQMGVKAAELAIDGQWGAMTAFQNHEIVPVPLTEATAHLKTVPASLYRVAETFFG; encoded by the coding sequence ATGGTCTCCCGTATCGGCATCCTCACGGGCGGCGGTGACTGTCCCGGCCTCAACGCCGCCATCCGTGCCGTCGTCCGCCGCGCCGACCAGGCCAACGTGCTGGCCTTCGGCTTCCGTGCCGGCTGGAAGGGCGTGCTGGACCTCGAGGTCGACCAGCTCACGCTTGCCACCACGCGCGGCCTGCTCCACCGCGGCGGCACCATCCTCGGTACCTCCCGGGTCGACCCCTACCGCGAGCACGACGGCGTCGCCCGGATCGCCGAAGCCCTCGAGGTGCACCGTCTCGACGGCCTCGTCGTCATCGGCGGCGAGGGCACGCTGTCCGCGGCCGCCCGGCTCGCGAAGGAGGGCATCCCGATCCTCGGGATCCCGAAGACGATCGACAACGACGTCGCGGCGACCGAGCTGACGATCGGGTTCCTGACCGCCGTGCGCACCGCCACCGAGGCGGTGGACCGGCTCCACTCGACCGCGGAGTCGCACAACCGCGTCATGGTGCTCGAGGTCATGGGTCGCCACGCCGGTTGGATCGCGACCTACGCCGGCATGGCCGGCGGTGCCGACGCCATCCTCGTCCCCGAGGTGCCCTTCGACATCGCCGCCGTCGGACGCCACCTCAAGCACCGGGCAGGGTCGGGGCGCGACTTCTCCATCGTCGTCGTCGCCGAGGGCGCGCTGCCCCGCGAGGGGTCGATGGAGATCGAGGAGCCGCCGAAGGACGAGTTCGGCCGGCCGCGACTGGGCGGCATCGGTCACGCGATCGCCCACGAGATCGAGGCGCGGACCGGGTTCCCCGCGCGGGTCACGATCCTCGGTCACGTCCAACGGGGCGGCTCACCGACGCCGATGGACCGGGTGCTCGCGACGCAGATGGGCGTGAAGGCGGCGGAGCTCGCCATCGACGGGCAGTGGGGCGCGATGACCGCGTTCCAGAACCACGAGATCGTGCCGGTGCCGCTGACCGAGGCGACGGCCCACCTCAAGACGGTGCCGGCATCGCTGTACCGCGTCGCGGAGACGTTCTTTGGCTGA
- a CDS encoding HIT domain-containing protein, giving the protein MEEFSETVGQVGRDARHDQPGLGADDLQRLWAPWRFGYVAGAEPLEGCPFCVLPQRDPGRDRESLILHRGDHCFVIFNAYPYNPGHLMVVPYEHCADLEALPEDAAEELWSLGRRAVRVLKQQVRAQGVNLGMNLGAAGGAGIAQHLHLHAVPRWVGDTNFISVIGAARVLPRALEEMWDELAPGFDQDPATGPDGRTP; this is encoded by the coding sequence GTGGAGGAGTTCAGCGAGACGGTCGGCCAGGTCGGCCGCGACGCCCGGCACGACCAGCCCGGCCTCGGCGCCGACGACCTGCAGCGGCTGTGGGCACCGTGGCGGTTCGGCTACGTCGCCGGCGCCGAACCGCTCGAGGGGTGCCCGTTCTGTGTCCTGCCGCAACGGGACCCGGGACGCGACCGCGAGAGCCTCATCCTGCACCGCGGTGACCACTGCTTCGTGATCTTCAACGCTTACCCGTACAACCCCGGCCACCTGATGGTCGTGCCGTACGAGCACTGCGCCGACCTCGAGGCACTGCCCGAGGACGCCGCCGAGGAGTTGTGGTCGCTCGGCCGGCGCGCGGTGCGGGTGCTCAAGCAGCAGGTACGCGCACAGGGCGTCAACCTCGGCATGAACCTCGGTGCGGCCGGTGGCGCCGGCATCGCGCAGCACCTGCACCTGCACGCCGTGCCGCGGTGGGTGGGGGACACCAACTTCATCTCGGTCATCGGTGCGGCCCGCGTGCTGCCGCGGGCGCTCGAGGAGATGTGGGACGAGCTCGCGCCCGGGTTCGACCAGGATCCGGCGACCGGTCCCGACGGACGGACGCCGTGA
- a CDS encoding inositol monophosphatase family protein — protein sequence MADHPDLAALLDLAVDTARAAGDALTAFARGHAAGDDLGFSTKSTVTDPVSEADRASERLIADRLAAVRPDDGLLGEEGQAERRGTTGLRWVVDPLDGTVNFLYGIPAWCVSIACEDGRGSLVGVVHDPSRDETFAAVRGGGAHVNGASLHVSDAPALDRTLVATGFAYARNTRRDWAVDVADLLTHVRDLRRGGAAALDLAWTAAGRFDAYLEFGLSSWDWAAGRLLVTEAGGHVSTPTRRLGGETRPGVLAGGRAAHDAVAAWLDARPNDHAADHQDAARTADATATRTADPTADHQDVP from the coding sequence TTGGCTGACCACCCCGACCTCGCGGCGCTCCTCGACCTCGCGGTCGACACCGCACGGGCGGCGGGCGACGCCCTGACGGCCTTCGCCCGCGGCCACGCCGCCGGTGACGACCTCGGATTCTCGACCAAGAGCACCGTCACCGATCCCGTGTCCGAGGCGGACCGCGCCAGTGAGCGGCTGATCGCCGACCGGCTCGCCGCCGTCCGTCCCGACGACGGCCTGCTGGGGGAGGAGGGCCAGGCCGAGCGCCGCGGCACGACCGGCCTGCGCTGGGTCGTCGACCCCCTCGACGGCACCGTCAACTTTCTCTACGGGATCCCCGCATGGTGCGTCTCGATCGCCTGCGAGGACGGGCGAGGTTCGCTCGTCGGCGTGGTGCACGACCCCAGCCGGGACGAGACCTTCGCCGCCGTCCGGGGCGGCGGCGCGCACGTGAACGGCGCCAGCCTGCACGTGTCGGACGCGCCGGCGCTCGACCGGACGCTGGTCGCGACGGGCTTCGCGTACGCACGAAACACCCGCCGGGACTGGGCTGTCGACGTGGCCGACCTGCTGACGCACGTCCGCGACCTGCGGCGTGGCGGCGCGGCCGCGCTCGATCTCGCCTGGACCGCCGCCGGACGGTTCGACGCCTACCTCGAATTCGGGCTCTCGTCCTGGGACTGGGCCGCCGGACGGCTGCTGGTCACCGAAGCGGGAGGCCACGTGTCCACGCCGACCCGGCGGCTGGGCGGCGAGACCCGACCGGGGGTCCTGGCGGGCGGCCGCGCCGCCCACGACGCCGTCGCGGCCTGGCTCGACGCCCGGCCCAACGACCACGCCGCCGACCACCAGGACGCCGCCCGGACCGCCGACGCGACGGCCACCCGGACCGCCGACCCGACCGCCGACCACCAGGACGTCCCGTGA
- a CDS encoding sensor histidine kinase encodes MLRSLRHRLVMFFVAIVTVGVLVGALAMILTLREELDSQLERALGARVALVEELGGRSPDQLHATLERRDIPAVVTAPDGRRLVSRPEVLSEPNLRRTVTRPDGTEVEVLVSGAGVEATLQRVYVAIGAGSLVAVLAALMVLGVFANRVLRPLDEALQTARQAEARSRRFLADAAHQLRTPVAGLRAASEALLRSPAPAHQDQLLGHLAREAARTGRLLDHLLRVAHLDRGEEPARNPVDLVALLGEEIERQQALAPSLSVHLTAPDRLVVAVDGDGLREAVANLLDNARRHARSEVTLALHATEDGGAALRVGDDGPGLAPGTEEAVFDRFVSLDDRGGSGLGLAIARGVARAHGGDVTWSDGAFELTVASATDRLA; translated from the coding sequence ATGCTGCGCTCCCTGCGCCACCGCCTGGTGATGTTCTTCGTCGCCATCGTGACGGTCGGCGTGCTGGTCGGTGCACTCGCGATGATCCTGACCCTGCGCGAGGAGCTGGACAGCCAGCTCGAGCGGGCGCTCGGGGCCCGGGTCGCGCTGGTGGAGGAGCTCGGTGGGCGCAGCCCGGACCAGCTGCACGCCACCCTGGAGCGACGGGACATCCCAGCGGTGGTCACGGCGCCGGACGGCCGACGGCTCGTCAGCCGCCCGGAGGTGCTCAGCGAGCCGAACTTGCGCCGCACCGTCACGCGCCCCGACGGTACCGAGGTCGAGGTGCTCGTCAGCGGTGCGGGGGTCGAGGCCACCCTGCAGCGGGTGTACGTCGCCATCGGCGCCGGATCGCTGGTGGCCGTTCTCGCCGCGCTCATGGTGCTCGGCGTCTTCGCGAACCGGGTGCTGCGTCCGCTCGACGAGGCGCTGCAGACCGCAAGACAGGCCGAGGCGCGGTCGCGGCGCTTCCTGGCCGACGCCGCCCACCAGCTGCGCACCCCGGTGGCCGGGCTCCGGGCGGCCAGCGAGGCGCTCCTGCGCAGCCCCGCGCCCGCGCATCAGGACCAGTTGCTCGGCCACCTGGCGCGCGAGGCGGCCCGGACCGGACGCCTGCTCGACCATCTCCTCCGCGTCGCCCACCTCGATCGCGGGGAGGAGCCCGCGAGGAACCCGGTCGACCTGGTGGCGCTCCTCGGCGAGGAGATCGAACGACAACAGGCGCTCGCACCGTCGCTGTCGGTGCACCTGACCGCGCCCGATCGCCTGGTGGTGGCGGTCGACGGCGACGGGCTGCGCGAGGCCGTCGCGAACCTGCTCGACAACGCCCGGCGACACGCCCGCAGCGAGGTCACCCTGGCGCTCCATGCCACCGAGGACGGTGGCGCGGCGCTGCGCGTCGGCGACGACGGGCCCGGTCTGGCGCCGGGGACCGAGGAGGCCGTGTTCGACCGCTTCGTCTCCCTCGACGACCGGGGTGGGTCCGGGCTCGGCCTCGCGATCGCCCGCGGGGTCGCACGGGCACACGGCGGCGACGTCACCTGGTCGGACGGCGCCTTCGAACTGACGGTGGCGTCCGCCACGGACCGGTTGGCCTAG
- a CDS encoding response regulator transcription factor, translated as MAASPRILLVEDDTTLRESIAVALRGEGYEVEAAADGTDGAAQIDAFRPDLAILDVRLPDGPDGLDLARLVRARGDIPIIFVTALGELDDRLAGFEAGGDDYLTKPFSTAELLVRIQALLRRAGRLESRAWQVDDLVVDEAARTAIRDGNPLELTRTEFDLLVTLGRNIGTVVSKSRLLALVWGFESYDENLVEVHISALRRKLEAEGSRLIHTVRGVGYVLRG; from the coding sequence ATGGCCGCTTCCCCCCGCATCCTGCTCGTCGAAGACGACACGACCCTGCGCGAATCCATCGCCGTCGCGCTGCGCGGCGAGGGCTACGAGGTCGAGGCCGCCGCCGACGGCACGGACGGCGCGGCGCAGATCGACGCCTTCCGACCCGACCTCGCGATCCTCGACGTGCGTCTGCCCGATGGGCCCGACGGTCTGGACCTGGCCCGGCTCGTGCGTGCCCGCGGGGACATCCCCATCATCTTCGTCACCGCACTCGGCGAACTCGACGATCGGCTCGCCGGCTTCGAGGCGGGCGGCGACGACTACCTCACCAAGCCGTTCTCCACCGCGGAGCTGCTCGTACGCATCCAGGCGCTCCTGCGTCGCGCCGGGCGCTTGGAGTCGCGCGCCTGGCAGGTCGACGACCTGGTGGTCGACGAGGCGGCCAGGACCGCGATCCGCGACGGGAACCCGCTCGAGCTGACCCGAACCGAGTTCGACCTGCTGGTGACGCTGGGACGCAACATCGGCACGGTCGTCTCGAAGAGCCGCCTGCTGGCGCTGGTCTGGGGCTTCGAGAGCTACGACGAGAACCTGGTCGAGGTCCACATCAGTGCGCTGCGGCGCAAGCTCGAGGCCGAGGGGAGCCGTCTCATCCACACCGTTCGCGGCGTCGGCTACGTCCTGCGCGGCTGA